Proteins encoded together in one Penicillium digitatum chromosome 1, complete sequence window:
- a CDS encoding Myo-inositol-1(Or 4)-monophosphatase: protein MTTSTPYAKELQLASLAVQRAAILTKELLSAVDKGALDKSDASPVTIADFAAQASIIAAIHNVFPDDDIVGEEDATALRSNPDLLARTWDLATSIHLNDPESEALLHTPRTTSELLDLIDLGAKGACTPTSRTWTLDPVDGTATFIRGEQYAVCLSLVENGIQKIGVLGCPNLLASGPVSEQRVDRDGLGQMISAVAGQGATIRPMGPGALLPARPLENVPQVGASGVRFIDTRAAKTQNLEAHARVAAELGCPWPNPVDLWSAQMRYVAIAVQGGCNAFVKVPLSPDYRSKIWDHAGGMLIVQELGCIVTDLEGRPVDCSLGRTLAGCHGMVVGPASVHGKILEAVKEARGV, encoded by the coding sequence ATGACCACCTCAACCCCTTACGCCAAAGAGCTCCAGCTCGCCAGCCTGGCCGTACAACGAGCAGCCATCCTGACAAAAGAGCTGCTCTCTGCTGTCGATAAAGGCGCCCTTGACAAGAGCGACGCCTCACCCGTAACAATTGCCGACTTCGCCGCCCAAGCCTCAATAATTGCAGCCATCCACAACGTCTTCCCAGACGACGACATTGTCGGCGAAGAAGATGCCACAGCCCTCCGCTCAAACCCAGACCTCCTCGCAAGAACCTGGGACCTGGCAACCAGCATCCACCTCAATGACCCAGAGAGCGAAGCTCTTCTCCACACCCCACGCACCACCTCCGAACTCCTGGACCTAATCGACCTTGGCGCCAAAGGCGCCTGCACCCCCACCAGCAGGACCTGGACTCTAGATCCCGTGGATGGAACAGCAACCTTTATCCGCGGTGAGCAGTACGCAGTTTGTCTCTCACTAGTCGAAAACGGTATCCAGAAAATCGGCGTCCTCGGCTGCCCTAATCTCCTAGCGTCGGGACCCGTCTCTGAACAGCGGGTCGACCGCGACGGTCTTGGTCAGATGATCTCCGCCGTTGCCGGGCAGGGCGCTACCATCAGACCTATGGGTCCAGGGGCTTTGCTGCCGGCGCGCCCGCTGGAAAATGTCCCGCAAGTTGGGGCTTCCGGTGTGCGATTCATTGATACGCGTGCCGCGAAGACGCAGAATCTCGAGGCTCATGCCCGTGTGGCAGCAGAACTTGGCTGTCCATGGCCGAATCCGGTGGATTTGTGGTCGGCGCAGATGCGTTATGTTGCTATTGCTGTACAGGGAGGATGCAATGCTTTTGTGAAGGTGCCGCTGAGTCCGGATTATCGCTCGAAGATCTGGGATCATGCGGGTGGCATGCTTATTGTACAGGAACTGGGTTGTATTGTTACGGATCTTGAGGGAAGACCTGTTGATTGTTCGCTGGGTCGTACTTTGGCTGGGTGTCATGGTATGGTTGTTGGGCCAGCTTCGGTTCATGGGAAGATTTTGGAGGCTGTGAAAGAGGCGCGGGGGGTGTGA
- a CDS encoding Chitin synthase, translating to MASFNPFARRETHSANSLNTYRVLVPLTWALMVVLWKQANKHNTPFSQNTTVTGVFWIVLLLSQLSYVWHLFSKNNVLVTAAANVATHFILNNLFLAAWILLWTRNHFWGAEIILIAHLINQTVTYWRHRGLPAFVHLPAVAGPYAWTLTALFWNGAVAVHSHNLPGRILANIFIWVILAIGLFDIVLREDYILGYCLSWLTLSLALRQIAIKIIALQWIFAFTVFAVLLVVSLYISTTKYTGRDSLFRRVAHPESADREREPLLREGV from the exons ATGGCATCATTCAACCCGTTCGCTAGACGCGAAACTCATAGCGCCAACTCGCTGAACACTTACCGGGTCCTTGTACCCCTCACCTGGGCTCTGATGGTGGTG CTTTGGAAGCAGGCTAATAAGCATAATACGCCTTTCAGCCAGAACACAACTGTGACTGGAGTTTTCTG GATCGTTCTTCTCCTATCTCAGCTCAGCTATGTCTGGCACCTCTTTTCCAAGAACAATGTCCTCGTCACGGCAGCGGCCAACGTCGCCACCCACTTCATTCTGAAcaacctcttcctcgccGCTTGGATCCTCCTCTGGACTCGTAACCACTTCTGGGGCGCAGAGATCATCCTCATTGCCCATTTGATCAATCAGACGGTGACCTATTGGCGTCACCGCGGCCTGCCAGCATTCGTGCACCTGCCCGCCGTCGCTGGTCCTTATGCTTGGACACTGACTGCGCTGTTCTGGAATGGCGCGGTCGCTGTTCACAGCCATAACCTGCCTGGTCGGATCCTTGCTAATATCTTTATTTGGGTGATTCTCGCGATTGGACTGTTTGATATCGTTCTCCGGGAGGATTACATCCTTGGGTACTGTTTGAGCTGGTTGACGCTGT CACTCGCACTCAGACAAATCGCTATCAAGATCATTGCGCTGCAGTGGATCTTTGCTTTTACTGTCTTTGCCGTGTTGTTGGTCGTCTCTCTTTACATCTCCACGACCAAGTACACTGGTCGCGACAGCCTCTTCCGTCGCGTTGCTCATCCTGAGTCGGCAGACCGAGAGAGAGAGCCACTGCTCCGTGAGGGAGTGTGA
- a CDS encoding Chitin synthase B has product MRHYGDAPPAYLNHDTASYLFDPDSPTTTSRLNGGTMRLLPSGDGADDIASSHRAPSPPHYDPDYEHTPTGHDQRYDNYYEMPSASSPSRPPSSLASGPSIPPPTANLGNTSAYPSIPPRTGSPIRPWSPSHIRPPSVSSVGYERADLNGSPRPGTPSSRYGGSPRRPLPPAPLFSGPKSTVDTSIDIGDAHGEDPFGGNGRTFHHTSRGSVRSFMSESTMLGDEKDAMSKVDLDDEDDDESHILDPNLHYGPAPDKQGRRGVRSTQVAKKEVQLVNGELILECKIPTILHSFLPRRDEREFTHMRYTAVTSDPDEYGERGYKLRQQIGTTTRETELFICITMYNEDEIGFTRTMHGVMRNISHFCSRTKSRTWGRDGWKKIVVCIVADGRKKVHPRTLNALAALGVYQEGIAKNIVNQKEVQAHVYEYTTQVSLDDDLKFKGAEKGIVPCQVIFCLKEHNKKKLNSHRWFFNAFGRALQPNICILLDVGTRPEPMALYHLWKAFDQDSNVAGAAGEIKAAKGKNMLGLLNPLVASQNFEYKMSNILDKPLESVFGYITVLPGALSAYRFFALQNDADGHGPLNQYFKGETLHGQDADVFTANMYLAEDRILCWELVAKREERWVLKFVKNAVGETDVPDTVPEFISQRRRWLNGAFFAAVYSIFNAKQIWKTDHTLARKILLHIEFFYQFLNLVFTYFGLANFYLAFYFIAGSLTDEKLDPFGHNMGKYIFIVLRYACILVMCLQFIISLGNRPQGAKNLYLSGIIVYAIIMFYTVFCALYLVVKELLARAGIGKDKMDVGDGLMMNIVISLLSTVGLYFYASFLYLDPWHMFTSSAQYFLLMPSYICILQVYAFCNTHDVTWGTKGDNVINTDLGAAKTINGSTVVVEMPSEQLDIDSGYDAALRNLRDRLEVPEPPPSDSQLQEDYYRAVRTYMVSIWMVANVILGMAVSEIYGIGAGGTNIYLAIILWSVAVLAGIRAIGSTAYAILNVVQMIVEGKTKFDAGNMTNFAPSSFGGSSVGVTSESRAASARPVRYGGGASWKDKFAEARWSAGRVAGKAMFWRK; this is encoded by the exons ATGAGGCA TTACGGCGACGCGCCGCCAGCATACCTCAACCACGACACGGCTTCCTATCTGTTCGATCCTGATTCTCCAACTACCACTTCGCGTCTCAATGGAGGAACGATGCGCTTGTTGCCAAGTGGCGACGGCGCCGATGATATAGCTAGTAGCCATAGGGCTCCTTCGCCTCCTCATTATGACCCTGATTATGAGCACACTCC GACCGGACATGATCAACGCTATGATAATTATTACGAGATGCCCAGCGCCTCTTCGCCTTCACGTCCACCATCCAGCTTGGCCAGCGGACCTAGTATCCCGCCTCCCACAgcaaaccttggaaacacCTCCGCCTACCCATCGATTCCCCCACGCACAGGATCTCCCATTCGCCCATGGAGCCCATCACACATCCGACCACCTTCCGTGTCAAGTGTTGGTTATGAACGCGCAGATCTGAACGGCAGCCCGCGGCCCGGTACACCCAGCTCAAGATATGGAGGTAGCCCTCGTCGACCATTGCCTCCTGCGCCTTTGTTCTCCGGACCAAAATCAACAGTCGATACTAGCATCGACATTGGCGATGCTCATGGGGAAGATCCATTTGGTGGTAATGGCCGCACATTTCATCACACCTCGCGGGGCAGCGTCCGATCATTCATGAGCGAGTCGACAATGTTAGGAGATGAGAAAGATGCTATGTCAAAAGTCGACCtcgacgatgaagatgacgatgaatcGCACATTCTGGATCCCAACCTCCACTATGGCCCGGCACCCGATAAACAGGGCCGTCGTGGTGTTCGATCCACGCAGGTCGCGAAAAAGGAAGTTCAGCTAGTCAATGGCGAGCTTATTTTGGAGTGCAAAATCCCCACCATCCTTCACAGCTTCCTGCCTCGGCGTGACGAGCGCGAATTCACCCACATGCGATATACCGCTGTCACGTCCGATCCGGATGAGTACGGTGAACGGGGATATAAGCTTCGCCAACAGATTGGTACCACGACGCGCGAGACCGAGTTGTTTATTTGTATTACCATGTACAACGAAGATGAGATTGGTTTCACTCGTACCATGCACGGTGTTATGCGGAATATCAGCCACTTCTGCTCGCGAACCAAATCACGCACTTGGGGCCGTGATGGATGGAAAAAGATCGTTGtttgcatcgtcgctgaTGGCCGTAAAAAAGTCCACCCGCGTACGCTGAATGCATTGGCCGCCCTGGGGGTTTACCAGGAGGGTATTGCGAAGAATATTGTCAATCAAAAGGAAGTGCAGGCACACGTGTACGAGTACACTACGCAGGTCTCGCTTGATGATGATCTCAAATTCAAGGGGGCTGAGAAGGGAATTGTTCCGTGTCAGGTCATTTTCTGTTTGAAGGAGCACAACAAGAAGAAACTGAACTCTCACCGGTGGTTCTTCAATGCTTTCGGTCGTGCTCTGCAGCCCAATATCTGTATTCTGCTCGATGTCGGAACAAGACCAGAGCCAATGGCGCTGTACCATTTGTGGAAGGCCTTCGATCAGGACTCCAATGTTGCCGGCGCTGCTGGGGAGATCAAGGCCGCTAAGGGTAAGAACATGCTCGGTCTGCTCAACCCTCTGGTGGCAAGTCAGAACTTCGAATACAAAATGTCCAATATTCTCGATAAACCTCTGGAATCGGTCTTCGGTTACATTACGGTGTTGCCCGGTGCGCTCAGTGCTTATCGATTCTTTGCCTTGCAAAACGACGCAGATGGCCATGGCCCTCTCAACCAATATTTCAAGGGTGAAACCCTCCACGGTCAAGATGCAGACGTTTTCACTGCCAATATGTACCTTGCCGAAGATCGTATTCTTTGCTGGGAGTTGGTTGCCAAGCGTGAAGAGAGATGGGTGCTCAAGTTTGTCAAGAACGCGGTTGGAGAGACTGATGTGCCAGACACGGTTCCTGAATTTATCTCCCAGCGCCGAAGGTGGCTGAATGGTGCTTTCTTCGCGGCTGTGTACTCGATCTTCAATGCCAAGCAGATCTGGAAGACGGATCACACTCTTGCCCGCAAGATCTTGCTTCACATCGAGTTCTTTTATCAATTCCTTAATCTGGTGTTTACTTACTTTGGTCTT GCCAATTTCTACCTCGCGTTCTACTTCATTGCTGGCTCTTTGACTGATGAGAAGCTTGATCCGTTTGGTCACAACATGGGCAAATACATCTTCATTGTTTTGCGTTATGCCTGTATTCTGGTTATGTGTCTGCAGTTCATCATCTCGTTGGGTAACCGACCACAAGG ggCCAAAAACCTTTATCTCTCTGGTATCATTGTCTACGCCATCATCATGTTCTACACAGTCTTCTGCGCCCTCTACCTGGTGGTCAAAGAGTTACTCGCACGTGCGGGCATCGGAAAAGATAAAATGGACGTCGGGGACGGCCTGATGATGAACATTGTGATTTCCTTGTTGTCAACTGTCGGCCTCTACTTCTACGCCTCTTTCCTGTACTTGGACCCGTGGCATATGTTCACCTCTTCGGCCCAATACTTCCTCCTCATGCCCAGCTACATCTGCATCCTCCAAGTCTACGCATTCTGCAACACCCACGACGTAACCTGGGGAACCAAAGGTGACAACGTGATCAACACTGATCTCGGTGCAGCGAAGACCATCAACGGCTCGACCGTCGTCGTCGAAATGCCCTCCGAGCAACTCGACATCGATTCCGGCTACGACGCGGCCCTCCGCAACCTTCGGGATCGCCTCGAGGTCCCAGAGCCCCCGCCATCCGACTCCCAGTTGCAGGAGGACTACTATCGCGCCGTTCGTACCTACATGGTCTCCATCTGGATGGTTGCGAATGTAATCCTCGGCATGGCTGTGTCCGAAATCTATGGTATCGGTGCAGGTGGTACAAACATCTACCTCGCCATCATCTTGTGGTCGGTCGCCGTTCTCGCCGGTATTCGTGCTATTGGCTCTACCGCTTATGCCATCTTGAACGTCGTTCAGATGATCGTGGAAGGAAAGACGAAGTTTGATGCCGGAAATATGACAAACTTCGCCCCCAGCTCTTTCGGTGGTTCGAGTGTGGGGGTTACCTCTGAGTCTCGAGCGGCCTCCGCCCGTCCTGTGCGTTATGGCGGCGGTGCATCCTGGAAAGACAAATTTGCTGAGGCTCGCTGGAGTGCTGGTAGGGTTGCCGGAAAAGCGATGTTCTGGCGCAAGTAA
- a CDS encoding Methyltransferase type 11, translating into MTSHETDPTREYGFNANQGVNWSDYLTFRPIYPPSFFEKVFTYHSQKPHSTWSLAQDIGAGCGVISSSLAPRFNTVIVSDPNDGYTALARRLLVEESRLPESKFRFLQESAERSSVESGSVDLIMACECIHWTRPETAIAEFARELRAGGTLVITHYNYPRIVGNERAQRAWMALCAFYAGKVHDPMLDHALRILNSGTEALGFPGEDWKEVKRLYVNARGSMDAFRINDRIGESQVRDGEHIVWEEEDADWMDEQDYGWFKGYASTWTTPKVSESDINPLWDEMERALEGKKVKTATPLAMVFATKRHG; encoded by the coding sequence ATGACATCCCACGAAACCGATCCTACCAGAGAGTACGGCTTCAACGCCAATCAAGGCGTGAACTGGTCTGACTACCTCACCTTCCGACCAATCTACCCACCATCCTTCTTCGAAAAAGTCTTCACCTATCACTCCCAAAAGCCCCACTCCACCTGGTCCCTCGCCCAAGACATCGGCGCCGGCTGTGGAGTCATCTCGTCAAGTCTAGCCCCCCGCTTCAACACGGTGATCGTTTCAGACCCCAATGACGGGTACACCGCGCTGGCTCGTAGACTCCTTGTCGAGGAATCCCGTCTGCCCGAATCTAAATTCCGATTCCTGCAAGAAAGTGCCGAAAGAAGCTCTGTGGAATCGGGCTCGGTCGACTTGATCATGGCATGTGAGTGCATCCACTGGACGAGACCGGAGACTGCGATTGCAGAGTTTGCGCGGGAGTTACGCGCGGGCGGGACGCTTGTTATCACGCACTATAATTACCCGCGCATTGTTGGGAATGAGAGGGCTCAGAGGGCTTGGATGGCCTTATGTGCGTTTTATGCGGGCAAGGTTCATGATCCAATGCTTGATCACGCGTTGAGGATTCTGAACTCTGGGACTGAGGCTCTCGGGTTCCCCGGGGAGGATTGGAAGGAGGTTAAACGGTTGTATGTTAATGCGCGGGGGAGCATGGACGCATTTCGGATCAATGATCGAATTGGTGAAAGTCAGGTTAGGGATGGGGAGCATATTGtttgggaggaggaggatgcgGATTGGATGGATGAGCAGGACTATGGCTGGTTTAAGGGTTATGCATCTACCTGGACAACCCCAAAGGTGTCCGAGTCGGACATAAATCCGCTTTGGGATGAGATGGAAAGGGCTTTGGAGGGGAAGAAAGTGAAGACTGCTACGCCGCTTGCTATGGTCTTTGCTACGAAGAGACATGGTTGA
- a CDS encoding Glutamyl-tRNA(Gln) amidotransferase subunit A, putative, with protein MTRDWQSQAQKGRDILANSIPKQWLLPVDRLPPVSQKSVVDFPQQSGLFNERELHITELSATALVTEMGNGKLSAEEVVVAFLKRAVVGHQLLNFATEFMADEAITRAKEHDEYYRSTGKLVGPLHGIPISVKEHVSMKNRTCNTGYVAWVDEVATEDAFLLQLLSKAGAIFHVRTNEPQSLMHLCCSNNITGTTLNPLNRTLSPGGSSGGEGASMGFRCAPLGIGSDIGGSIRCPAAFCGVYGFRPSTLRNPVTGLKAAASGQETIRGVIGPMASCSMEDLELFQRAVLEQEPWGIETSLMPVPWKTVAPTRDMTVAIMWDDGCVRPHPPITRALRHAKQKLVAAGVNVVDWKPYKHRQGWEIISALYYPDAASKQREVLAKSGEPACPLTDWAFTYSRSTPLSHPEAWALHIQRDIYRDEYHALLNRRGVDFILSPTYPAAAAVMGESQYWNYTAVWNLVDLPSVVFPSGITVDPKVDVLTGEDREYVPRDEVDKREWRKYQDPERYEGALVGLQLSGKRFKDEETLAAAKIVEEIVREEKCSKD; from the exons ATGACTCGTGATTGGCAGAGTCAAGCTCAAAAAGGCAGAGATATTTTAGCCAATTCTATTCCAAAGCAATGGCTTCTCCCAGTTGACAGACTGCCGCCGGTCTCGCAGAAGAGTGTGGTTGACTTCCCCCAGCAAAGCGGGCTGTTCAATGAGCGTGAGCTCCATATAACTGAACTGTCGGCTACCGCACTGGTGACTGAAATGGGCAATGGAAAGCTGAGCGCGGAAGAAGTGGTCGTTGCATTCTTGAAGAGAGCCGTGGTGGGCCATCAACTG CTCAATTTCGCAACGGAATTCATGGCCGATGAGGCAATCACTCGCGCCAAAGAGCATGATGAGTACTATAGAAGCACAGGAAAACTAGTCGGACCTCTG CATGGCATACCAATCAGCGTAAAAGAACACGTCTCCATGAAGAACCGAACATGCAACACGGGATATGTAGCTTG GGTTGATGAAGTCGCCACAGAAGATGCATTTCTTCTCCAACTCCTGTCCAAAGCCGGTGCCATTTTCCATGTGCGGACAAATGAACCCCAGTCATTAATG CACCTGTGCTGCAGCAACAACATCACCGGGACAACATTAAACCCCCTCAACCGCACTTTAAGCCCAGGCGGCTCCTCTGGCGGTGAAGGGGCATCGATGGGATTCCGGTGCGCGCCACTAGGAATTGGAAGTGACATCGGCGGATCAATTCGCTGCCCCGCAGCGTTTTGCGGTGTGTATGGTTTCCGTCCTTCCACGCTGCGGAACCCTGTAACAGGACTCAAAGCTGCTGCCTCGGGCCAGGAGACAATCCGCGGTGTGATAGGTCCAATGGCCAGTTGCTCGATGGAGGATCTAGAGCTGTTCCAGAGAGCTGTGTTGGAGCAAGAGCCTTGGGGCATTGAAACGTCACTGATGCCTGTGCCATGGAAGACGGTTGCTCCGACACGGGATATGACTGTGGCTATTATGTGGGACGATGG CTGCGTACGCCCCCATCCACCCATCACTCGCGCTTTGAGACACGCCAAGCAGAAGCTGGTAGCGGCAGGGGTAAACGTCGTAGACTGGAAGCCGTATAAGCACCGACAGGGCTGGGAAATTATT TCCGCTTTATACTACCCGGACGCCGCCAGCAAGCAACGCGAGGTTCTTGCCAAATCAGGAGAGCCCGCATGTCCCCTTACAGATTGGGCTTTTACCTATAGCCGGAGCACGCCTCTTTCTCATCCCGAAGCATGGGCTCTGCACATCCAACGTGATATCTATAGGGACGAGTATCACGCTCTCCTCAATCGTCGCGGTGTTGACTTTATTCTCTCCCCGACCTACCCCGCTGCCGCGGCGGTGATGGGTGAGTCGCAGTATTGGAATTACACTGCGGTTTGGAACTTGGTAGACCTGCCTTCTGTGGTCTTCCCATCTGGAATCACTGTCGATCCGAAGGTAGATGTGTTGACGGGGGAAGATAGGGAGTATGTTCCCAGGGATGAGGTTGACAAGAGGGAATGGCGGAAGTACCAAGATCCGGAGAGGTACGAGGGCGCGTTGGTGGGACTCCAACTTTCCGGGAAGCGGTTCAAGGACGAAGAGACCCTAGCTGCGGCTAAGATTGTTGAAGAAATCGTCAGAGAGGAGAAATGCTCGAAGGATTGA
- a CDS encoding Cation efflux protein: protein MVLHLSRSTRLSIVIGISTCFFLAEISLGFYTHSISLIADAFHYLNDLVGFIIALVALKKSERGDSPKELTFGWQRAQLLGAFSNGVLLFGLGISILFQSIERFVALHNVDNPKMMFITGCVGLALNLISAVFLHEHGHGQEHGHNQRLSPTVEIPILHLDEEDYDSSTQHHDHKHLHFEKHHCADSGSHSHGHGGHDHGDLGMMGVMIHIIGDAINNLGVMAAGLTIWLATPHAGRFYADPGVSMFIAILIILSSFPLMRQAGIILLESVPTGVDMCDVQHDLEMIKGVNSIHELHIWRLTQLKTLASVHVVVSEDSVGDFMKTARVIHECFHAYGIHSITLQPELEDVDEVPHEYPRCQVICGTECASLTGG, encoded by the exons ATGGTTCTTCATCTATCACGCTCGACACGGCTGAGCATAGTGATTGGCATCTCGACCTGTTTCTTTCTGGCTGAGATTTCGT TGGGCTTCTATACCCACTCAATCTCCCTGATTGCGGATGCTTTCCATTAT CTGAATGATCTAGTTGGGTTTATTATTGCACTTGTTGCATTAAAG AAATCCGAGCGCGGCGACTCGCCCAAGGAGCTCACTTTTGGTTGGCAGCGGGCTCAGCTGCTCGGTGCATTTTCCAATGGCGTTCTTCTGTTTGGGTTAGGCATCAGTATCCTTTTTCAGTCCATCGAGCGATTTGTTGCTCTACACA ATGTTGATAATCCCAAGATGATGTTCATCACCGGGTGTGTCGGATTGGCCCTGAATCTCATTAGTGCAGTCTTCCTTCACG AACATGGACATGGACAAGAACACGGGCATAACCAGCGTCTATCACCCACAGTTGAGATCCCGATTCTGCAccttgacgaagaagatTATGATTCTAGCACCCAA CATCACGATCACAAGCATCTTCATTTCGAAAAACATCACTGCGCAGATTCAGGCAGCCATAGCCATGGTCATGGTGGCCACGACCACGGTGATCTAGGCATGATGGGAGTGATGATCCACATTATCGGCGATGCAATCAATAATCTGGGCGTCATGGCAGCGGGTCTCACTATCTGGCTCGCTACACCCCATGCTGGCCGATTCTATGCTGATCCCGGCGTGAGCATGTTTATTGCCATCCTCATCATTCTGTCGTCGTTCCCTCTGA TGCGCCAAGCTGGGATCATCCTGCTAGAGAGCGTGCCCACTGGAGTTGACATGTGTGATGTCCAACACGACCTAGAAATG ATCAAGGGTGTCAATTCAATCCACGAACTTCACATCTGGCGCCTCACCCAACTAAAGACCCTCGCCTCGGTGCACGTCGTCGTTTCTGAGGACTCAGTCGGGGACTTTATGAAGACAGCGCGTGTGATTCATGAGTGTTTCCACGCCTATGGAATCCACTCCATTACACTGCAGCCCGAGTTGGAGGATGTTGATGAGGTGCCGCATGAATATCCCCGGTGCCAGGTTATCTGCGGGACAGAGTGTGCGTCGTTGACTGGTGGATAA
- a CDS encoding Spore-specific catalase CatA — protein MAANSNTKAADGKHADLQKDTVDVYAKQHMTTDHGVKISNPDQWLRVVDEKKTGPSLLEDQIAREKIMRFDHERIPERVVHARGTGAFGKFKLHESAADVTTAGVLTDTNRETPLFLRFSTVQGSKGSADTVRDVRGFAIKMYTAEGNWDIVGNNIPVFFIQDSIKFPDVIHSVKPEPHNEVPQGQSAHNNFWDFQYMHSEVTHMNQWIMSDRAIPRSFRMMQGFGVNTYSLINQAGERHFVKFHFTPELGVHSLVWDEALKISGQDPDFHRKDLMEAIEAGHFPRWKFGLQLIPEEKADNFEFDPLDATKVWPEELVPIRYIGELELNRNIDEFFPQTEQVAFCTSHIVPGIDFSDDPLLQGRNFSYFDTQISRLGPNWEELPINRPVCPYMSLVNRDGQGRHRITKGKVNYWPNRFEANPPATAEQGGFVSYPQKQQGLKKRALSDKFKEHFNQAQVFYNSLSSIEKMHVAKAFSFELDHCDDPIVYKRMTERLSAIDLNLATTVAKNVGGDTPVKSLNENRGIKAKGLSQLEFMPEKPLISTRRIAILLADGFDFNQYATMKEVLSERGAFVFTIGAQRQGVTAESGQKIIPDHFFSGVRSTLFDAVYVPGGKHIQALVKNGVFKHWISESFAHLKAIAGTNEAVPFIEKQIGLPAVEVAKTGSPLKESYGVVTGHGDAVSLLKVGTVGPDSKGLAEQFIWQISRHRNWARELDGLSDQIAA, from the exons ATGGCAGCAAATTCAAACACCAAGGCTGCAGACGGCAAGCATGCCGATCTACAAAAGGACACCGTCGACGTCTACGCCAAGCAGCACATGACAACCGACCATGGCGTCAAAATCTCCAACCCAGACCAATGGCTCCGTGTCGTAGATGAAAAGAAGACCGGGCCTTCACTTCTGGAAGACCAAATCGCCCGCGAAAAG ATTATGCGCTTCGATCATGAACGCATCCCAGAGCGAGTAGTACACGCACGCGGAACAGGTGCCTTCGGCAAATTCAAGCTACACGAGAGCGCCGCGGACGTAACAACTGCCGGGGTTCTGACCGACACCAACCGGGAGACACCACTGTTCCTGCGGTTTTCGACTGTGCAGGGTAGTAAGGGCAGCGCGGATACGGTACGCGACGTGCGCGGGTTCGCCATCAAGATGTATACCGCAGAGGGAAACTGGGATATCGTCGGGAATAACATCCCTGTTTTCTTTATACAAGACTCGATCAAGTTCCCTGATGTTATTCATTCTGTCAAGCCTGAACCGCATAATGAGGTGCCCCAGGGTCAATCTGCGCATAATAATTTTTGGGATTTTCAGTATATGCATTCGGAGGTTACACATATGAATCAGTGG ATTATGTCTGATAGAGCTATTCCGCGGTCGTTCCGGATGATGCAGGGATTCGGCGTGAATACTTATTCCTTGATTAACCAAGCTGGCGAGCGCCATTTCGTCAAGTTCCACTTTACTCCAGAGCTGGGAGTGCACTCGCTCGTCTGGGATGAGGCGCTGAAGATCAGCGGCCAGGATCCCGACTTCCACCGGAAAGACCTAATGGAGGCGATTGAGGCAGGACACTTCCCACGCTGGAAGTTCGGTCTGCAGCTCATCCCCGAAGAAAAGGCCGACAACTTCGAGTTCGACCCTCTTGACGCCACGAAGGTCTGGCCCGAAGAGCTAGTGCCCATCCGCTATATCGGCGAGCTGGAACTCAACCGTAATATCGACGAGTTCTTCCCTCAGACAGAACAGGTCGCATTCTGCACGAGCCACATCGTGCCTGGCATCGACTTCTCCGACGATCCCTTGCTTCAAGGCCGGAACTTCTCATATTTTGACACGCAGATCTCGCGACTCGGACCGAACTGGGAGGAACTGCCCATCAATCGACCAGTATGTCCATACATGAGCCTAGTCAACCGCGACGGCCAGGGCAGACACCGCATCACAAAGGGCAAGGTAAACTACTGGCCGAACCGGTTTGAAGCCAACCCACCCGCGACGGCAGAGCAGGGCGGCTTCGTTAGCTACCCGCAGAAGCAGCAGGGACTCAAGAAACGCGCTTTATCAGATAAGTTCAAGGAGCACTTCAACCAGGCGCAGGTATTCTACAACTCGCTCTCGTCGATTGAAAAGATGCACGTGGCGAAGGCATTCTCCTTTGAGCTGGACCATTGCGATGACCCTATCGTCTACAAGCGCATGACAGAGCGCCTGTCAGCGATCGATCTAAACCTAGCCACGACTGTCGCGAAGAACGTTGGCGGCGATACACCGGTGAAATCTCTAAATGAAAACAGGGGCATTAAGGCCAAAGGTTTGAGCCAGCTTGAATTCATGCCGGAGAAACCCCTCATTTCAACGCGCCGCATCGCCATCCTGCTTGCCGACGGCTTTGACTTCAACCAGTATGCCACGATGAAAGAGGTACTTAGCGAGCGCGGCGCGTTCGTTTTCACAATCGGTGCGCAGCGCCAGGGTGTGACTGCCGAGTCTGGGCAGAAGATTATTCCTGATCACTTCTTTTCTGGGGTGCGGTCAACGCTGTTCGATGCGGTCTACGTGCCAGGTGGGAAGCATATCCAGGCGCTAGTGAAGAACGGCGTCTTCAAGCATTGGATCTCTGAGTCTTTCGCACATCTGAAGGCTATTGCAGGTACTAATGAGGCTGTGCCATTTATTGAGAAGCAAATCGGGCTTCCTGCGGTCGAAGTTGCCAAAACTGGTTCGCCGCTCAAAGAGTCGTATGGTGTCGTTACAGGCCATGGAGATGCGGTTTCATTGTTGAAGGTTGGCACGGTTGGGCCTGATTCGAAGGGACTGGCCGAGCAGTTTATTTGGCAGATTTCTCGACACCGTAATTGGGCGCGCGAGCTGGATGGACTTTCTGATCAGATTGCTGCTTGA